A window of the bacterium genome harbors these coding sequences:
- a CDS encoding histone deacetylase, with translation MTGFYYHPDFLQHDTGDGHPERPARLTAIMQHLETTGLLARLQSRQPEAAPPAAIATVHPHGYVAWVQQSCGPRLHMLDSDTVVSQHSMRAAQLAVGAALAAVDQVSAGKLRNAFCAVRPPGHHAETSTAMGFCLFNNVAIAADWLIRSRRAEKVLIIDWDVHHGNGTQEIFYERGDVFFLSFHEWPLYPGTGREEETGSGAGRGCTRNVPIAPYTPEADYLDRFSAVVTEVHESFKPDFVLISAGFDAHHRDPLAHLRLTETGFARMTELVLNLAQSSAAGRVVSLLEGGYDLNGLAHSVAAHVEKMAAAAAP, from the coding sequence ATGACAGGTTTCTATTACCATCCGGATTTTCTTCAGCACGACACCGGTGACGGCCATCCGGAACGGCCGGCGCGCCTGACCGCGATCATGCAACACCTGGAAACCACGGGCTTGCTCGCGCGGCTGCAGAGCCGACAGCCGGAAGCAGCGCCGCCGGCGGCGATCGCGACGGTGCATCCGCACGGTTACGTGGCGTGGGTGCAACAAAGCTGCGGCCCGCGGCTGCACATGCTCGATTCAGATACCGTGGTCTCACAGCATTCCATGCGCGCGGCGCAACTGGCGGTGGGCGCCGCCCTCGCTGCAGTCGATCAAGTCAGCGCGGGCAAGCTGCGCAACGCTTTTTGTGCGGTGCGGCCGCCGGGGCATCATGCCGAGACCAGCACCGCGATGGGCTTCTGCCTGTTCAACAACGTGGCCATTGCGGCGGATTGGCTGATTCGAAGCCGGCGTGCCGAAAAAGTCCTGATCATCGATTGGGACGTGCATCACGGCAACGGCACGCAGGAGATTTTCTATGAACGCGGCGACGTTTTCTTTTTGAGCTTCCACGAGTGGCCGCTCTATCCCGGCACCGGCCGAGAGGAGGAAACCGGATCCGGCGCCGGCCGCGGCTGCACCCGCAACGTCCCCATCGCGCCTTACACGCCGGAGGCGGATTATCTCGACCGCTTCTCCGCCGTGGTGACGGAAGTGCACGAAAGCTTCAAACCCGATTTTGTGTTGATTTCCGCTGGTTTCGATGCCCACCATCGTGATCCGCTGGCGCACCTGCGCTTGACCGAAACCGGCTTTGCCCGCATGACTGAGTTGGTGCTGAATTTGGCGCAGTCTTCCGCCGCCGGCCGCGTGGTTTCGCTGCTGGAGGGCGGTTACGACCTCAATGGACTGGCGCATTCAGTGGCCGCACATGTGGAGAAAATGGCAGCCGCAGCCGCGCCGTGA
- the rpiB gene encoding ribose 5-phosphate isomerase B translates to MLVFIGSDHAGYQFKEQIKSWLRELGYRHEDVGTFSEAPVDYPDIAELVAQKVAAKPELRGIIIDGAGIGAAIAANKVPGVRAAACFDPYTTRNSREHNNTNVLCLGSRNLGIDIAKEIVKIWLATGFGGGRHLRRVEKITALEQKYRGGS, encoded by the coding sequence CTGCTGGTCTTCATCGGCTCGGATCATGCCGGTTATCAATTCAAAGAGCAAATCAAATCATGGTTGCGTGAGCTGGGCTACCGCCACGAAGATGTCGGCACGTTCAGCGAAGCGCCGGTTGACTACCCCGACATTGCCGAATTGGTGGCGCAGAAGGTGGCGGCCAAGCCGGAGTTACGCGGCATCATCATCGATGGTGCCGGCATCGGTGCGGCCATTGCGGCCAACAAAGTGCCGGGCGTGCGCGCTGCCGCCTGCTTTGATCCCTACACCACGCGCAACAGCCGTGAGCACAACAACACCAACGTGTTGTGCCTGGGCAGCCGCAACCTCGGCATTGACATCGCCAAAGAGATCGTCAAGATCTGGCTGGCAACCGGATTTGGCGGCGGCCGGCATTTGCGCCGGGTGGAAAAGATCACCGCGCTCGAACAGAAATATCGCGGCGGCTCTTGA
- a CDS encoding protein-L-isoaspartate(D-aspartate) O-methyltransferase, whose amino-acid sequence MSTKGWQDQSASDDSFLSARRRMVAHQLERRGIRDARVLEAVRSVPRHLFVPERFHALAYDDSPIAIGFGQTVSQPYIVAYMLEGLKLIGIEKVLEIGTGSGYEAALLSHLCEEVYSLEIIPELAARAEKTLNELNYTNVQVRCTDGYKGWPEAAPFDRIILSAAPTHVPEMLLDQLAPAGMMILPLGDLDQHLVHLTKTATGSIERTQSLPVKFVPMTGLSAAMN is encoded by the coding sequence ATGAGCACCAAAGGGTGGCAAGATCAATCCGCGAGCGATGACTCCTTCCTCTCCGCTCGCCGGCGCATGGTGGCGCACCAGCTCGAGCGCCGCGGCATCCGCGATGCGCGCGTGCTCGAAGCCGTGCGCAGCGTGCCCCGCCACCTCTTCGTGCCGGAGCGCTTTCATGCTCTGGCCTATGATGACAGTCCGATCGCCATCGGATTCGGCCAGACCGTCTCCCAGCCTTACATCGTGGCTTATATGCTGGAAGGGCTCAAGCTCATCGGCATCGAAAAGGTCTTGGAGATCGGCACGGGATCGGGTTATGAAGCCGCGCTGCTTTCCCACTTGTGTGAAGAGGTTTATTCACTCGAAATCATTCCGGAACTAGCGGCGCGCGCTGAAAAAACTCTCAACGAGCTCAACTACACCAACGTGCAAGTGCGTTGCACCGATGGCTACAAGGGCTGGCCGGAGGCGGCGCCCTTTGACCGCATCATTCTCTCTGCCGCGCCCACGCACGTTCCCGAAATGTTGCTGGATCAACTCGCGCCCGCCGGCATGATGATCCTGCCTTTGGGTGATCTCGACCAGCATCTTGTCCATTTGACCAAGACGGCCACGGGCAGCATCGAGCGCACGCAATCCCTGCCGGTGAAATTCGTGCCGATGACCGGGCTTTCCGCGGCCATGAACTGA
- a CDS encoding thiamine pyrophosphate-dependent enzyme, which produces MIAASGRSKRAKRASSRFTSEEVLQDYRLACLSRQVSLISRKEVMGGKAKFGIFGDGKEVAQLAMAGVFQKGDFRSGYYRDQTFMFATGMCSLREYFAQLYAHADVEAEPNSAGRAMNAHFATRSLEGDGRWKNLMAMPNSSADVSPTGAQMPRLVGLAQASRLYRELEELKQFSNFSHHGNEIAFGTIGNATCAEGIFWESLNAIGVLQVPAVLSIWDDEYGISVHNEHQITKANLFELLQGFQRRRGTRAGFDLYPVKGWDYPRLREVYARATAVVRREHVPAIIHVTELTQPQGHSTSGSHERYKSKERLAWEQEFDCLRKLREWILQERLATAVQLDRLEEECQRVVTDTRDEAWQAYLAPILAEQKQVAAMIEAIAQQSHQAEKLRKCRAGLLANPHPLRRDLMATIAEVLLLTHDEPSAPRNDLLAWRRELDETTQERYRSHLYNPTASSALPVQEIKPVYAAKPAMVNGFEILNACFDAALARDPRVLAFGEDVGRLGDVNQAFRGLQEKYGELRIADTGIRECTIVGQAIGLAMRGLRPIAEIQYLDYLLYALQILSDDLATLLWRTKGGQKAPVIVRTRGHRLEGIWHSGSPMAGIIHLVRGLHVLVPRNMTQAAGFYNTLLQAEDPAILVEVLNGYRLKEMLPENIGEFTIPLGVPEILRAGRDLTVVTYGACCRLVQEAAERLQRVNVDVEVIDVRALLPFDLPGMIGASLQKTNRILFVDEDVPGGTTAYMMQEVLERQDGYRWLDSPPRTLPGQPHRPAYGSDGDYWSKPNVETIFAAAYDLMREADPRLYPAIF; this is translated from the coding sequence ATGATTGCAGCCAGCGGACGGAGCAAGCGCGCCAAACGCGCCTCTTCGCGCTTCACCTCCGAAGAAGTTCTGCAGGACTATCGCCTCGCCTGCCTGAGCCGGCAAGTCAGCCTGATCAGCCGAAAAGAAGTCATGGGAGGCAAAGCCAAGTTCGGCATTTTCGGCGATGGCAAAGAGGTGGCGCAACTGGCAATGGCCGGCGTCTTCCAGAAGGGCGATTTTCGTTCGGGCTACTATCGTGATCAGACTTTCATGTTTGCCACCGGCATGTGCAGCTTGCGTGAGTATTTCGCCCAACTCTACGCGCACGCCGATGTCGAAGCAGAGCCGAACAGCGCCGGCCGCGCCATGAACGCACACTTTGCCACCCGCAGCCTGGAGGGCGACGGCCGCTGGAAAAATCTGATGGCCATGCCCAATTCCTCCGCCGATGTCTCGCCCACCGGCGCACAAATGCCGCGCTTGGTCGGCCTCGCCCAGGCCTCCCGGCTGTATCGCGAGCTGGAGGAGCTGAAACAATTCTCCAACTTCTCCCACCACGGCAACGAGATTGCCTTCGGCACCATCGGTAATGCCACCTGCGCCGAGGGCATCTTCTGGGAATCGCTCAATGCCATTGGTGTGCTGCAAGTGCCGGCCGTGCTCTCCATCTGGGATGATGAATACGGCATCTCCGTGCACAACGAGCATCAAATCACCAAAGCCAATCTCTTCGAATTGTTGCAGGGCTTCCAGCGCCGCCGCGGCACGCGCGCAGGTTTTGATTTGTACCCGGTCAAAGGCTGGGATTATCCGCGTTTGCGCGAGGTGTACGCTAGGGCCACTGCCGTCGTCCGCCGCGAGCATGTGCCCGCCATCATTCATGTGACGGAATTGACCCAGCCCCAGGGGCATTCGACCTCGGGCAGCCATGAACGCTACAAATCCAAAGAGCGGCTGGCATGGGAGCAGGAGTTCGACTGTCTGCGCAAGCTGCGCGAGTGGATACTGCAGGAACGCCTCGCCACTGCCGTGCAACTCGACCGCCTCGAAGAGGAATGCCAGAGAGTGGTGACGGATACGCGCGATGAAGCCTGGCAAGCCTATCTCGCGCCGATTCTCGCGGAGCAGAAGCAAGTCGCCGCTATGATCGAGGCCATCGCCCAACAATCGCACCAAGCGGAGAAGCTGCGCAAGTGCCGGGCGGGCCTGCTGGCGAACCCCCATCCGCTGCGCCGTGACTTGATGGCAACCATCGCCGAGGTGCTGCTGCTGACGCACGATGAACCGAGCGCGCCCCGAAATGATCTGCTTGCCTGGCGCCGCGAGCTTGATGAAACCACGCAGGAGCGCTACCGTTCCCATCTTTACAATCCCACCGCCAGCTCGGCGCTGCCGGTGCAGGAGATCAAGCCGGTTTATGCGGCCAAGCCGGCCATGGTGAATGGCTTCGAGATCTTGAATGCCTGCTTCGATGCCGCACTGGCGCGGGATCCGCGCGTGCTTGCCTTCGGTGAAGACGTCGGCCGCCTGGGCGACGTCAATCAGGCTTTTCGCGGGCTGCAGGAGAAATATGGCGAACTGCGCATTGCCGACACCGGCATTCGCGAATGCACCATTGTCGGCCAGGCCATCGGGCTGGCCATGCGCGGCTTGCGGCCAATCGCCGAGATTCAATATCTCGACTATTTGCTCTACGCCCTGCAAATTCTCTCCGATGATCTTGCCACGTTGCTGTGGCGCACGAAAGGCGGGCAGAAGGCGCCGGTGATCGTGCGCACGCGCGGCCACCGCCTGGAGGGAATCTGGCATTCCGGCTCACCGATGGCGGGCATCATTCATCTCGTGCGCGGCCTGCACGTGCTGGTGCCGCGCAACATGACGCAAGCGGCGGGATTCTACAACACGCTGCTGCAAGCCGAGGATCCGGCCATTTTGGTGGAAGTGTTGAACGGCTATCGTTTGAAGGAAATGCTGCCGGAGAATATCGGGGAATTCACCATTCCGCTCGGCGTGCCGGAGATTCTGCGGGCAGGCCGCGATCTCACCGTGGTGACCTATGGCGCGTGCTGCCGGCTGGTGCAGGAAGCGGCGGAGCGGCTGCAACGCGTCAATGTTGACGTCGAAGTCATCGACGTCCGCGCGCTGCTGCCGTTCGACCTGCCGGGCATGATCGGCGCTTCGCTGCAAAAGACCAATCGCATTCTTTTCGTTGATGAAGACGTGCCCGGCGGCACCACCGCCTACATGATGCAGGAAGTGCTCGAACGCCAGGACGGCTACCGCTGGCTGGATTCCCCGCCGCGCACGCTGCCGGGCCAGCCGCATCGCCCGGCCTATGGCTCCGATGGCGATTATTGGTCGAAGCCCAACGTCGAAACGATTTTTGCGGCAGCATATGACTTGATGCGCGAGGCAGATCCGCGGCTCTATCCGGCGATCTTTTGA
- a CDS encoding PspC domain-containing protein: MNQAFQNQQTSLPPPAGGPRRLYRSLSDRRIAGLCGGIAEYFGIDALLVRILFLLSGIFGFGVFVYIVGWIIIPDNPAGVTVTPRVPSASTRYVWGVILILLGLVFLAEANGLDWLVPWRWHFYWPDWLSWGVVLSACLVGLGLLMVYRGFTNPPVTSSAATNYSAFDAAIAGGPVMNPKRLTRSVKERMVGGVCGGLAEYFNLDPSLMRVLWVVMTFASGFFFGIVGYIIMMVVVPEQRLDSSEPSTTNVP, translated from the coding sequence ATGAATCAAGCATTCCAAAACCAACAGACTTCCCTGCCACCACCGGCTGGCGGCCCCCGCCGGCTCTATCGGTCACTGTCGGATCGCCGCATTGCCGGCTTGTGCGGCGGCATTGCAGAATACTTCGGCATTGATGCCCTGTTGGTGCGCATTCTGTTTTTGCTCAGTGGTATTTTTGGCTTCGGCGTGTTCGTCTACATTGTGGGCTGGATTATCATTCCCGATAACCCCGCCGGCGTTACCGTGACCCCGCGCGTGCCCTCGGCCAGTACCCGCTACGTCTGGGGAGTCATTCTCATTCTGCTGGGGTTGGTGTTCTTGGCGGAGGCCAATGGCTTGGACTGGCTGGTGCCCTGGCGCTGGCATTTCTACTGGCCGGACTGGTTGAGCTGGGGCGTGGTGTTGTCGGCGTGCCTGGTCGGGTTGGGACTGCTGATGGTTTACCGCGGCTTCACCAATCCCCCGGTAACGTCATCGGCGGCGACGAATTATTCAGCTTTTGATGCTGCGATTGCAGGAGGGCCTGTGATGAATCCGAAACGATTGACGCGTTCCGTCAAGGAGCGCATGGTGGGTGGTGTCTGCGGTGGTTTGGCCGAGTATTTCAACCTCGATCCCTCGTTGATGCGCGTCCTGTGGGTCGTCATGACTTTTGCCAGCGGTTTCTTTTTTGGAATCGTGGGCTATATCATCATGATGGTGGTCGTGCCCGAGCAACGGCTCGACTCGAGCGAACCCAGCACGACCAACGTTCCCTAG
- a CDS encoding P-loop NTPase — protein sequence MSDSPAETTPVSARGHTWSHRPLRIITVAGGKGGVGKTVVSASLALVLRQSQASVVLVDADLGGANLHTIMGIDTPARTLHDFITRRSKNLAEILIDSPLPGVQLICGAAGSPGFANIEYGEKLKIIRHLRQLAVDFVIVDIGAGSSFNEVDLFNAGDVQIVVANPEPTSIQECYNFLKVAVFRLLRRSFHDSPKVLALLDRSKDPTHVQDHRLLTEIGRSLREQSVRDALRFFKIINSLSPKLILNRVHDYREIKEGLSLQIATQDLLRLRLEFWGYLNDDPRLQRALRQRRPEELLPAQSENHGRFLRMVQRHLLGAPAKYETRGVRAILPLLDLQDRPDDGSRICSIECLLWGRCELQEGGLPCRVPEHMFQERITKLAQGPPLASPTPSK from the coding sequence ATGTCAGACTCCCCTGCAGAAACGACACCTGTCTCAGCGCGCGGCCACACCTGGTCGCATCGGCCGCTGCGCATTATTACGGTGGCGGGGGGCAAAGGCGGGGTGGGAAAAACGGTGGTGAGTGCCAGCCTGGCGCTGGTGCTGAGACAATCGCAGGCCAGCGTGGTTTTGGTTGATGCCGATCTGGGCGGCGCGAATCTGCATACGATCATGGGCATCGACACGCCGGCGCGCACGCTGCATGATTTCATCACCCGCCGGAGCAAGAATCTCGCCGAGATTCTGATCGACTCGCCGCTGCCGGGCGTGCAATTGATCTGCGGCGCGGCCGGCAGTCCGGGATTCGCCAACATCGAGTATGGCGAAAAGCTGAAAATAATCCGCCACCTGCGCCAGCTCGCCGTGGATTTCGTGATCGTCGACATCGGCGCCGGCTCCTCCTTCAACGAGGTGGACTTGTTCAATGCCGGCGACGTCCAAATCGTGGTCGCCAATCCCGAACCGACCTCGATTCAGGAATGTTACAACTTCCTCAAAGTCGCGGTCTTTCGCCTGTTGCGCCGCTCGTTTCACGATTCGCCCAAAGTGCTGGCGCTGCTCGACCGCTCCAAAGATCCCACCCACGTGCAGGATCACCGCCTGCTCACGGAAATCGGGCGCAGCCTGCGCGAGCAAAGCGTGCGTGATGCGCTGCGCTTCTTCAAGATCATCAATAGCCTCTCTCCCAAATTGATTCTCAATCGTGTGCACGATTATCGCGAGATCAAAGAGGGCTTGTCGCTGCAAATCGCCACGCAGGATCTGCTCCGCCTGCGCCTCGAGTTTTGGGGCTACTTGAACGACGATCCCCGCCTGCAACGCGCGCTGCGCCAGCGCCGGCCGGAAGAGCTGCTGCCCGCGCAATCCGAAAACCACGGCCGCTTCCTGCGCATGGTGCAACGCCATTTGCTCGGCGCGCCGGCCAAGTATGAAACCCGCGGCGTGCGGGCCATTTTGCCGTTACTCGATCTGCAGGACCGGCCGGACGACGGCAGCCGAATTTGTTCGATTGAATGTTTGTTGTGGGGAAGGTGTGAACTGCAGGAAGGTGGGCTGCCCTGCCGCGTTCCCGAACACATGTTCCAGGAGCGCATCACCAAGCTGGCGCAAGGCCCACCGCTCGCCAGCCCGACGCCCTCAAAATAG
- a CDS encoding AsmA family protein, with protein sequence MKRFAKILLFFLLGLVLLAAGATAYLRIRYPSERLKEILIATLAEDYRLRLQAGQLRFNLFTGFTLEEVTLAAMTAGDAPAPLAIERIEFAYRFFSLFKRKLEIGGIAIVRPRLHYQQDSNGASNLDDLLAAFADSSAAPPADTAAATALPVDLNLQSLALTGIEIAARLTTDSTNQRLTISPFDLTVAELVVDRHNHVQGEIALDCRGTALDYFSTSTKPADTLGLRAALAAEIRCQLASRDSLTLTAALTFTPQTIRLAKQPAFSLPALGLRTQAALNLAAGRVAVPELQLTLAGEEQIAARLTFNQEQTASRFSAQIARGRLDVGRLLQLVHTHLGMQLLPALADIEAAGMLDFSGSEIAGATENLQINFTLTGTDLSYRDRRAGFAADHGRLQVHYATRAAAAGASFSAKTDFASLVLPLDSATVLHAGPAAISISGELGADQLPAAAAVAFAIDDFAGAKISGNANLRPAGGHRRNGEAPKDFAVEAVVQFENLELAPFTADSLRGRLSGDLTVRGPSLRALACDFNLRNEPLTYLTSDDAGDIPADHLRTTAQLSVTPDFSRIKLTDGRIGLGLGGVRFTLDYEVEKPAYRVELTEGTLDLAEVIALLPDHLLGDSLFPAPRIAGQASFAGWLQGQSSANGAADYRGEFTARSTNAVYEDSTLGLYLNDVQLDTRWSLTPAATLGEFQARCAAPRLPDYLKAPLPETLASGVLVIATDDFAVRDGGFEIPAWQLKGNYDVRGKFFADAMQVKTELSLALQAQPAIAPAAGLALAGKLDGELTIDQFLPDDPFAPQPATVSGFLQLRDFEIALDTLLTIHDLDGEVDFAQRYTSQLEGKEAKITLHADEQAPAAMLANAGESLLLYEVLREPPLPPRTPRSHFSIARLEVMGYRLEDIAADLRLGNSRFDLPQMRMKFLDGNFIGNVLVGLGDGSPDQLTYSTALQVSSIDISRLRPLTSRFEKGSRMSADFRLQGAGTTPEQLVRNLSGKLNLTKIENKVAANLLQALDPKGTDRGIQNMRLLLKTKYNVRAMSFEIKNGFIYAALEPIKPWFSPFTLPSPIDFARLPMRYFLESSSSQ encoded by the coding sequence GTGAAACGCTTCGCCAAAATCCTGCTATTCTTCCTGCTCGGCTTGGTGTTGCTCGCCGCCGGCGCAACGGCTTATTTGCGAATCCGTTACCCCTCGGAACGGCTGAAAGAGATCTTGATCGCGACGCTCGCCGAAGACTACCGCCTGCGGCTGCAGGCCGGGCAGTTGCGCTTCAATCTCTTCACGGGTTTCACACTGGAAGAGGTCACGCTGGCGGCGATGACAGCCGGCGACGCGCCCGCGCCGCTGGCCATCGAGAGGATCGAGTTTGCCTATCGTTTCTTTTCGCTGTTCAAGCGCAAGCTCGAGATCGGCGGCATCGCGATCGTGCGGCCGCGGCTGCACTATCAACAAGATTCCAACGGCGCGAGCAATCTCGATGACTTGCTGGCAGCCTTTGCCGATTCCAGCGCGGCACCACCGGCCGACACCGCTGCCGCCACGGCGCTACCGGTCGACCTCAACCTCCAATCACTCGCGCTCACCGGCATTGAAATCGCCGCGCGCCTGACAACCGACAGCACGAACCAGCGCCTCACCATTTCTCCATTTGATCTCACCGTTGCCGAATTAGTCGTCGATCGCCACAACCATGTGCAGGGGGAAATCGCGCTCGACTGCCGCGGCACCGCGCTCGACTATTTTTCCACCTCAACCAAGCCGGCCGACACGCTCGGCCTCCGCGCCGCGCTGGCGGCTGAGATTCGCTGCCAGCTCGCCAGCCGGGATTCGCTGACGCTCACGGCGGCACTCACGTTCACGCCGCAAACGATCCGCTTGGCGAAGCAACCCGCGTTTTCCCTGCCTGCACTCGGCCTGCGCACGCAAGCTGCCCTTAATCTCGCTGCCGGACGAGTCGCGGTGCCGGAACTGCAGCTCACGCTTGCCGGCGAGGAACAAATCGCGGCGCGTCTCACCTTCAACCAGGAACAAACTGCCTCCCGCTTTTCTGCGCAAATCGCGCGCGGCCGTCTGGACGTGGGCCGCCTGCTGCAGCTTGTGCATACGCATCTCGGAATGCAACTCCTGCCGGCGCTGGCGGACATCGAGGCCGCAGGCATGCTGGATTTCTCCGGCAGTGAAATCGCCGGTGCAACGGAGAACCTACAGATCAACTTCACGCTCACGGGAACAGACTTGAGCTATCGCGACCGCCGCGCCGGATTCGCCGCCGATCACGGCCGATTGCAGGTTCACTATGCCACCCGGGCTGCCGCGGCCGGCGCTTCTTTTTCTGCCAAAACCGACTTTGCCTCGCTGGTGTTGCCGCTCGATTCCGCAACGGTGCTGCATGCCGGCCCGGCAGCGATATCGATCTCCGGAGAATTGGGCGCGGATCAACTGCCGGCCGCTGCTGCGGTTGCGTTTGCCATTGATGATTTCGCCGGCGCAAAAATCAGCGGGAATGCAAATCTGCGGCCGGCCGGCGGCCACCGGCGAAATGGCGAGGCCCCGAAAGATTTTGCAGTCGAGGCCGTCGTGCAGTTCGAAAACCTCGAGCTCGCTCCGTTCACTGCCGACAGCCTGCGCGGCCGCCTCAGCGGTGACTTGACAGTGCGCGGTCCCAGCCTGCGCGCCCTCGCTTGCGACTTCAATCTGCGCAACGAGCCGCTCACTTACCTCACGAGCGATGATGCGGGCGACATTCCCGCAGACCATCTGCGCACCACCGCGCAGCTTTCCGTAACACCCGACTTCTCCCGCATCAAACTCACCGACGGCCGCATCGGCTTGGGACTGGGAGGCGTGCGCTTTACCTTGGACTATGAGGTCGAAAAGCCGGCCTATCGTGTGGAACTGACCGAGGGCACGCTGGATCTGGCGGAAGTCATCGCCCTGCTGCCGGATCATCTTTTGGGAGATTCGCTTTTCCCGGCGCCCCGCATCGCGGGCCAGGCCAGCTTCGCCGGCTGGCTGCAGGGCCAGTCATCCGCCAACGGCGCAGCCGACTATCGCGGCGAGTTCACGGCGCGCTCGACGAATGCCGTCTACGAAGACAGCACACTCGGCCTTTACTTGAATGACGTGCAGCTCGACACGCGCTGGTCGCTCACCCCCGCAGCAACGTTGGGAGAATTTCAAGCGCGCTGTGCCGCGCCGCGCCTGCCGGATTACTTGAAAGCGCCGCTGCCGGAAACGCTTGCCAGCGGCGTGCTGGTGATCGCAACGGACGACTTCGCGGTGCGCGATGGTGGTTTCGAAATTCCCGCCTGGCAGCTCAAGGGAAATTACGACGTCCGGGGAAAGTTCTTTGCGGATGCCATGCAGGTGAAAACCGAGCTTTCCCTCGCCCTGCAGGCGCAGCCGGCAATTGCGCCGGCCGCGGGCCTGGCGCTGGCCGGGAAGCTCGACGGCGAACTCACAATTGATCAGTTTCTGCCGGATGATCCCTTTGCGCCGCAACCCGCAACCGTCAGCGGTTTCCTCCAGCTTCGGGATTTCGAAATTGCGCTCGACACGCTGCTGACGATTCATGATCTCGATGGCGAGGTGGATTTTGCCCAACGCTACACTTCTCAGTTGGAGGGCAAGGAAGCGAAGATCACCCTGCACGCGGACGAGCAAGCGCCGGCCGCGATGTTGGCCAATGCCGGCGAATCGTTGTTGCTGTATGAGGTTCTCCGCGAACCGCCGCTGCCGCCGCGCACACCGCGTTCACATTTTTCCATCGCCCGCCTGGAGGTGATGGGCTACCGGCTGGAGGATATCGCAGCGGATCTGCGGCTGGGCAACTCCCGCTTTGATCTGCCGCAAATGCGCATGAAATTTCTCGACGGCAATTTCATCGGCAATGTGCTGGTGGGATTGGGTGACGGCTCGCCCGACCAATTGACCTATTCCACTGCGCTGCAGGTTTCTTCCATCGACATTTCGCGGTTGCGGCCGCTGACTTCGCGCTTCGAGAAAGGCTCGCGCATGTCCGCCGACTTTCGGCTGCAGGGTGCCGGTACGACGCCGGAGCAGCTCGTGCGCAACTTGAGCGGCAAGCTCAATCTCACGAAAATCGAAAACAAAGTGGCCGCGAATCTGCTGCAGGCGCTCGATCCCAAAGGCACCGATCGCGGCATTCAAAACATGCGGCTTCTGCTCAAAACCAAGTACAACGTGCGCGCGATGTCGTTCGAGATCAAGAACGGTTTCATCTACGCTGCGCTGGAACCGATCAAACCGTGGTTCTCACCCTTCACGCTGCCCTCCCCCATCGATTTTGCGCGCCTGCCCATGCGCTATTTCTTGGAGTCCTCGAGTTCGCAATAG
- a CDS encoding DUF5668 domain-containing protein — protein sequence MATPRRSFVPGIILILIGFFLLSDHLNLPWPSFEAGYPILFIIFGVASAARIRFGDKSLEGVFGAFFWLTLGIFFFLRNFDYIPYRAWPWEIVVVAFGMGFLGKFLFRPSEWGTLVPAAAFLYLGGGCLLDYYEVVYFPFYDLQRYWPVLLIAIGVGIVINGARKAA from the coding sequence ATGGCAACGCCGCGTCGCTCATTTGTGCCCGGAATTATCCTGATCTTGATCGGTTTTTTCCTTCTGTCCGATCATTTGAATTTGCCCTGGCCCAGCTTTGAAGCCGGTTATCCGATCTTGTTCATCATCTTTGGTGTGGCGAGCGCAGCACGCATCCGCTTCGGTGACAAAAGCCTGGAGGGTGTGTTCGGCGCGTTCTTCTGGCTGACCCTGGGAATTTTCTTTTTTCTGCGCAATTTCGATTACATCCCCTACCGTGCCTGGCCTTGGGAGATTGTCGTGGTCGCTTTCGGCATGGGCTTCCTGGGCAAGTTTTTGTTCCGGCCCAGTGAGTGGGGGACGCTGGTGCCCGCCGCGGCGTTTCTCTATCTCGGCGGCGGCTGCCTCCTGGATTATTATGAAGTCGTCTATTTCCCCTTTTATGACCTGCAACGCTACTGGCCAGTGCTCCTGATTGCCATTGGCGTGGGCATCGTCATCAATGGCGCGCGCAAGGCGGCCTAG